The Yersinia kristensenii nucleotide sequence TTATTTGCAAAGCACTGGAGTGGTTTATAGGTCGAGGAGAAAGGGCATGAAAGAGTTAGATAGTTTTACTGTAGAGAGACTGGAAGAGTTGGCCAGAGCAAAAATGATTTCCGGTCATGATATCGCCGATATCCGAGCACTAGCCCGAATCGCATTAGATGTAAAGAAGGCTGAACCTGTGACGTGGTGGACTGGGCCAGAACCAACCCTAACTGGTGAGACTGAAAGCTTCCATGACCACGAAACAGGTAGTCATTATCTTCCGCTTGTTGTCTCACTCAGCGCTTACAACACCAGACCACAATTGAACTCTCCGGAGATACCGAAAGACTGGCCAACAGAGGACATGGTCATAACACCTAAAAACTGGAAGCTAGTGCCATCATGCTTAACTCCAGAAATGAAACTTCAAATGCACACCCTTTGTAATGCTGATTGCCCTGAATGTGGCAAAGAGTTTGCTGTCGATGTAACTAATAACATTGAGCAGTCATGGGCCGATATATTGGCCGCAGTCCCTGAACCGGAGACTCATGAATGCTAATAGGATTCGCTCTATTTGTTAGCGCTTGCGGATTTGACGCCTGTGATGCCCTCCCCGTTACTGATGATATCTACCCTACTCGATTTGAATGCCAACAAGTGATAAATGCTATTCACGTGCGCAGGCCAAATGCTGTGCTGATATGTTCGGAAGTTTATCGGGAGGAGGATGTGTAATGAGTTGGCCTGATGCATTTGCATGTGTTGGCGTGGTTTGGGCGATTGCCTATATGTAGGTACATTAATATAAAGAAAGAATTCCCGTTTAAATCCCTCCCAAACTTCTACATCAAACACTCAATAAGTAGCCTATGACATCTCATACGATATGTTTAATTCGTAGACGATGCTGTCCTGCTACCACGTGATGATTACAGATAAGGAGAAACAATGCTCACACTCGAACAGTGGAACAGAACACTCCCTAAACCCAGAAATTTGGACACAATACGCCGCTGGGCTAGAAACGGGCAGATATGGCCGCCTCCGATTTTTGATGGACACCAATATTTTGTACAAGAAAATGCCATAAAGCTACTACCCAAACAGCAATATAAACCAGTCAATAATTTAATAACAAGAATTCAGAATGGCACGTAATAGAAATCACGAACGGCGTGATCTACCACCAAATCTATATGTAAGGAATAACGGATATTATAGTTATCGAGACCCAAGGACGGGTAAGGAGTATGGACTCGGCAGGATAAAGCGTGATGCGGTGAACCAGGCTATCGAAGCAAATTTACAGCTTATGGATAATGTATCTGCAAGACTGATAGAAAGAATATCTAGCGACTCCGCTATGCTGTTCCACGATTGGCTTGATCACTACGCTAAAATTATTGATGCGCGAGGACTAAAGCCAAAAACACTAAAAGAGTACCGATGCAAACTACGAACTCTTCATTCAACTATCCGTAATGTTCCTATCGATAGTATTACAACAAAAGACATAGCCGGGGTGTTAACGCCATATATAGTTGCAGGAAAAGCTGCAATGGCTAAACAAACACGAATGTTGCTATTAGACATATTCAGGGAGGCTATTGCTGAAGGGTATATATCATCAAATCCAGTGGATGCCACCAAAAACCCTCGTTCTGAAATTAAACGCTCTCGGCTTTCGCTTGATGATTATAAAGAAATATTTAAAAGCTCATTAAAGTTGCAACCGTGGATCCCCTTAAGCATGGAAATTGCACTCTTAACCGGCCAGCGGGTTAGTGATATCAGCAAAATGAAGTGGAGCGATATTCGTGATGGAATGTTATGGGTAGAACAGCAAAAATCTGGGGCTAAATTAGCTCTTGATGTAAACCTCTCACTTAATGCTCTGGGAATTTCATTTAATGAAACCTTGATACGATGTAAATCACAATTTGGAGGATGTGACAATCTCATCGCGTCCCATAACAAATTACAACTATCCACCACCGCAATTTCCAGAGGTTTCGCTCGTGCAAGGGATTTATCAG carries:
- a CDS encoding excisionase, coding for MLTLEQWNRTLPKPRNLDTIRRWARNGQIWPPPIFDGHQYFVQENAIKLLPKQQYKPVNNLITRIQNGT
- a CDS encoding site-specific integrase, which translates into the protein MARNRNHERRDLPPNLYVRNNGYYSYRDPRTGKEYGLGRIKRDAVNQAIEANLQLMDNVSARLIERISSDSAMLFHDWLDHYAKIIDARGLKPKTLKEYRCKLRTLHSTIRNVPIDSITTKDIAGVLTPYIVAGKAAMAKQTRMLLLDIFREAIAEGYISSNPVDATKNPRSEIKRSRLSLDDYKEIFKSSLKLQPWIPLSMEIALLTGQRVSDISKMKWSDIRDGMLWVEQQKSGAKLALDVNLSLNALGISFNETLIRCKSQFGGCDNLIASHNKLQLSTTAISRGFARARDLSGLSWDKAPPSFHELRSLSARLYTEEKGSEFVQRLLGHKSSIMTAKYQDSRSSEWVHVSI